The following are encoded together in the Tursiops truncatus isolate mTurTru1 chromosome 10, mTurTru1.mat.Y, whole genome shotgun sequence genome:
- the TDP2 gene encoding tyrosyl-DNA phosphodiesterase 2 isoform X2, with translation MEARPSSGADASLPKSRLSLRSVDLTKEETSDSTSSKTSTSENVQQEDGSMFSFITWNIDGLDLNNLPERARGVCSYLTLYSPDVVFLQEVIPPYAAYLKKKASSYEIITGREEGYFTAIMLKKSRLKFKSQEIIPFPNTKMMRNLLCVHVSVSGNELCLMTSHLESTKGHAKERMNQLKMVLKKMQEAPESATVIFAGDTNLRDHEVSKCGGLPSNTLDVWEFLGKPKHCQYTWDTQMNSNLGIAATCKLRFDRIFFRAAAEGGHIIPRSLDLLGLEKLDCGRFPSDHWGLLCTLDLIL, from the exons TGTTGACCTAACCAAGGAAGAAACAAGTGATTCCACTAGTTCTAAAACCAGCACATCTGAAAATGTTCAGCAAGAAGATGGCAGCATGTTCTCTTTCATTACCTGGAATATTGATGGATTGGACCTAAACAATCTGCCAGAGAGGGCTCGAGGGGTGTGTTCCTATTTAACTTT GTACAGCCCAGATGTGGTATTTCTACAGGAAGTTATTCCCCCATATGCTGCCTACCTAAAGAAGAAAGCAAGTAGTTATGAGATTATTACAG GTCGTGAAGAAGGATATTTCACAGCTATAATGTTGAAGAAATCGAGATTGAAATTTAAAAGCCAAGAGATTATTCCTTTTCCAAATACAAAAATGATGAGAAACCTTTTGTGCGTGCat GTGAGTGTGTCAGGAAATGAACTTTGCCTTATGACTTCTCATTTGGAGAGCACCAAAGGGCATGCTAAGGAACGAATGAATCAGTTGAAAAtggttttaaagaaaatgcaagaGGCTCCAGAGTCAGCTACAGTTATATTTGCAGGAGATACAAATTTAAGGGATCACGAA gtttccAAATGTGGTGGTTTACCCAGCAACACTTTGGATGTCTGGGAGTTTTTGGGCAAACCTAAGCATTGCCAGTATACATGGGATACACAGATGAACTCTAATCTTGGAATAGCTGCTACTTGTAAGCTTCGTTTTGATCGAATATTTTTTAGAGCAGCAGCAGAAGGCGGCCACATTATTCCCCGAAGTTTGGACCTCCTTGGGTTGGAAAAACTGGACTGTGGTAGATTTCCTAGTGATCACTGGGGTCTTCTGTGCACCTTAGATTTAATATTGTGA